In the genome of Chitinivorax tropicus, one region contains:
- a CDS encoding 3-oxoacyl-ACP synthase III family protein encodes MTPAVQMASLAYTLPSRLLRNDDPAFDRIEGIQPAWWQFWGIESRYVVDETAGESELTLAWQTAARALDYAGIEAAQLDLVLTNITSPFVSHDGTTDSRHFAPRLSGLLKAKLGAHRALHADIEVECASFLFQMQTAVNLIKQGRIQRALICSTERMSALVDYTCKSSTNFGDGAAAAVLTAANADEVTADWVDAVYHSDAQHYDLATVQWRYPKAADTAATPDAYADQFGAYFTLKPEAQEAIARFMPETIPDMVNQLLRKTGHRADDIHTMVFHQPSKILVEAWAQKLGLSPERYVIRLSDCACLVSASVPMALFESIRLGKIKPGDLVIIAGAGAGWGFGAQLWRWGHTAIGPEGASYAA; translated from the coding sequence ATGACCCCAGCCGTTCAGATGGCCAGCCTGGCCTACACCCTTCCCTCGCGCCTGTTACGGAACGATGACCCGGCTTTTGATCGGATCGAAGGTATCCAGCCAGCCTGGTGGCAATTCTGGGGGATCGAATCCCGCTATGTGGTGGATGAAACAGCCGGCGAATCGGAGCTGACCCTGGCTTGGCAGACAGCGGCCCGAGCCTTGGACTACGCAGGCATCGAGGCTGCGCAGCTCGATCTGGTGTTGACGAATATCACCTCGCCATTTGTTTCACATGATGGCACCACCGACAGCCGCCATTTCGCCCCCCGGCTGTCGGGCCTGCTGAAAGCCAAACTGGGCGCACACCGCGCACTGCACGCAGATATCGAAGTGGAATGTGCCAGCTTTCTGTTCCAGATGCAGACAGCGGTCAATCTGATCAAGCAAGGGCGAATCCAACGTGCGTTGATCTGCTCGACAGAGCGCATGTCAGCTTTGGTGGACTACACCTGCAAGTCCTCGACCAATTTCGGTGATGGTGCGGCAGCAGCGGTGTTGACCGCTGCCAATGCCGATGAGGTGACGGCAGACTGGGTGGACGCGGTCTATCACAGCGATGCCCAGCATTATGACCTCGCCACCGTGCAGTGGCGCTACCCCAAGGCCGCTGACACTGCAGCGACGCCTGACGCCTACGCCGATCAATTTGGTGCCTATTTCACGCTGAAACCGGAAGCCCAGGAAGCCATTGCGCGATTCATGCCAGAGACCATTCCAGACATGGTCAATCAATTGCTGCGCAAGACAGGCCATCGTGCAGACGATATCCACACCATGGTTTTCCACCAACCGTCGAAGATCCTGGTCGAGGCGTGGGCGCAGAAACTAGGCCTCTCTCCCGAACGCTATGTGATCAGGCTGTCAGACTGTGCCTGCCTGGTTTCCGCATCGGTGCCAATGGCGCTGTTCGAATCGATCCGGCTGGGCAAGATCAAACCTGGCGATCTGGTCATCATCGCCGGGGCGGGCGCGGGCTGGGGGTTTGGCGCACAGCTTTGGCGGTGGGGTCATACCGCCATCGGCCCGGAAGGAGCGTCATATGCAGCCTAG
- a CDS encoding AMP-binding protein, with the protein MDTFTRDGLPPPDQLPECLFDLPELQFPSQVNCAAALLDDAVHVRGWGDRVALRFEEGGCWTYRMLLAQANRIAQVLREDMGLVAGNRVLLRGANHPMLAAAWFGVVKAGGVAVTTMPLLRAKELRQIVQKARISHAICEASRADELQLAAMACPDLQSVCFYHDESAQGLEALMASKDGCFDNVPTAADDACLIAFTSGTTGQPKATVHFHRDVLAICQCFPQYILRADATDVFSGSPPLGFTFGLGGLLLFPLSIGASTVLLAKGAPEQLRTAIAQHQISVLFTAPTAYRAMAAVAKAAELRSLRKCVSAGEVLPVSTRNSWRQLTGIELIDGIGATELLHIFVSADEQQVRPGATGKAIPGYQARVVDELGRPLPPYQVGRLAVKGPTGCRYLDDPRQADYVQGGWNLTGDAYYMDEDGYLFYQARVDDLIISAGYNIAPVEIEDILLQHPAVAECAVVGQPDADRNMVVCAHVVPRPGFEPSEQLTQDLQQYVKQQIAPYKYPRVIEYHTALPRNETGKLQRFRLRHAAMA; encoded by the coding sequence CTGGATACGTTTACACGAGACGGGCTTCCCCCGCCTGATCAACTGCCGGAATGTCTATTTGATCTGCCCGAACTGCAGTTTCCGAGCCAAGTGAATTGTGCTGCAGCGTTGCTCGACGATGCCGTCCATGTCCGTGGTTGGGGGGATCGGGTGGCGCTGCGATTTGAGGAGGGTGGCTGCTGGACGTATCGGATGCTACTGGCACAGGCCAATCGCATTGCCCAGGTATTGCGTGAAGACATGGGCCTGGTAGCGGGGAATCGCGTGCTGTTACGCGGGGCGAATCACCCTATGCTGGCAGCGGCTTGGTTTGGCGTGGTCAAGGCTGGGGGGGTCGCGGTGACGACCATGCCCTTGCTGCGCGCCAAGGAGTTACGACAGATCGTGCAGAAAGCGCGGATTTCACATGCAATCTGCGAAGCAAGCCGGGCGGATGAGTTGCAATTGGCTGCAATGGCCTGCCCTGATCTGCAATCGGTGTGTTTTTACCATGACGAGTCGGCACAGGGGCTGGAAGCGCTCATGGCAAGCAAGGATGGCTGTTTCGACAATGTGCCGACGGCGGCTGACGATGCCTGTCTGATTGCGTTCACATCGGGCACCACCGGGCAACCCAAGGCCACGGTGCATTTCCACCGCGATGTGTTGGCCATCTGCCAGTGCTTCCCGCAGTACATTCTGCGAGCCGACGCAACAGATGTCTTTTCGGGCTCCCCGCCGCTGGGGTTTACCTTCGGACTGGGAGGGCTGTTGCTGTTTCCGCTCAGCATCGGTGCCTCTACCGTCTTACTGGCAAAAGGTGCGCCAGAGCAGTTGCGCACCGCCATTGCACAACATCAGATCAGCGTCCTGTTCACCGCCCCCACCGCGTATCGGGCCATGGCTGCGGTGGCCAAGGCTGCCGAGTTACGCAGCCTGCGCAAGTGTGTTTCGGCGGGCGAGGTTCTGCCGGTTTCCACTCGTAACAGTTGGCGACAATTGACGGGGATCGAACTCATCGATGGAATCGGCGCCACGGAATTGCTGCACATTTTTGTATCAGCCGATGAGCAGCAGGTACGCCCGGGGGCCACTGGCAAGGCCATTCCAGGCTATCAGGCCCGTGTGGTGGATGAGCTGGGCCGCCCACTGCCGCCCTATCAGGTAGGCCGATTGGCCGTCAAAGGGCCGACGGGTTGTCGATATCTCGATGATCCGCGCCAAGCGGATTATGTGCAGGGCGGCTGGAATCTCACCGGTGATGCCTATTACATGGATGAGGACGGTTATTTGTTCTATCAGGCCCGCGTCGATGATCTGATCATCAGCGCTGGCTACAACATCGCCCCTGTCGAGATCGAGGACATTCTGCTGCAACACCCTGCGGTCGCGGAATGTGCGGTGGTGGGGCAGCCAGATGCGGACCGCAACATGGTGGTGTGCGCACACGTCGTGCCCAGGCCGGGTTTCGAGCCCTCCGAGCAGTTGACCCAGGATCTGCAACAGTATGTCAAACAACAAATCGCACCATATAAGTACCCACGGGTGATCGAGTATCACACCGCCCTGCCCCGCAATGAAACAGGCAAGTTGCAACGCTTCCGATTGCGCCATGCAGCCATGGCCTAG